A genomic region of Candidatus Paceibacterota bacterium contains the following coding sequences:
- a CDS encoding nitronate monooxygenase encodes MNVSISQPIIQGGMGFNISSWPLARAVSALGQRGTVSGVSLERVMVHQLQDGDCGGHLRRALQHFPFPKIAQEVLDAYFIEGGIRKGDLYRNAPIWSIQPSSRIIAATITANFAFVWLAKEGHSNPVSINYLEKIAMPHIYAITGAMLAGVDFVTMGAGIPLQIPEVLTNLAENRVLNYRIPVEGKTITGYTMSFDPQAFFGEKLPELSRPGFIPIIASNLLATIFTKKLPPGSVQGFVVEEPTAGGHNAPPRKIIRDESGVPQPTYGEKDVVNYAKIAELGLPFWIGGSYASPEKLKWAKSVGATGIQAGSIFALCEQSGMRPDIRQKIRELGFEGKLQVRTDMRISPTGFPFKVVLLDGTISDLATYQSRERVCDQGALAILYERPDGSIGYRCPGEPIERFVSKGGDLAETTGRGCLCNGLYATAGLSDDEIPIVTLGDDVSFLRKLMTKADDSYSATDAVGYLLS; translated from the coding sequence ATGAATGTCTCGATATCTCAGCCGATTATTCAAGGCGGCATGGGATTCAACATCTCAAGCTGGCCCTTAGCTCGCGCAGTTTCAGCGCTCGGACAGCGCGGTACAGTTTCCGGAGTATCTTTGGAGAGAGTAATGGTCCATCAACTCCAAGATGGCGACTGTGGCGGCCACTTGCGTCGCGCTCTCCAACATTTCCCGTTTCCCAAAATTGCCCAAGAAGTTTTGGATGCCTACTTTATCGAAGGTGGCATTCGCAAAGGCGATCTTTATCGCAATGCCCCAATCTGGAGCATTCAACCTTCGTCCCGCATTATTGCCGCCACAATAACGGCAAACTTCGCATTTGTCTGGCTTGCCAAAGAAGGCCACAGCAACCCTGTCAGCATCAACTATCTGGAGAAGATTGCGATGCCGCACATCTACGCCATCACGGGCGCCATGCTCGCCGGTGTGGATTTCGTCACCATGGGTGCCGGCATCCCGCTTCAAATTCCGGAGGTGCTGACCAATCTGGCAGAAAATCGGGTGTTGAATTATCGCATCCCGGTCGAAGGTAAGACGATTACCGGATACACGATGAGTTTTGACCCTCAAGCCTTTTTTGGTGAAAAACTTCCAGAGCTCAGCCGTCCCGGCTTCATTCCCATCATCGCCTCGAACCTACTGGCGACAATCTTCACCAAGAAGTTGCCGCCAGGGAGTGTCCAGGGCTTCGTGGTCGAAGAGCCGACCGCCGGCGGACACAATGCGCCACCAAGAAAAATTATCCGTGACGAGTCTGGTGTCCCCCAGCCTACCTACGGCGAAAAAGATGTAGTCAACTACGCCAAAATCGCCGAGCTTGGTTTGCCATTCTGGATTGGCGGTTCTTACGCCTCACCGGAAAAACTCAAATGGGCTAAATCTGTCGGAGCAACCGGAATTCAAGCCGGCAGTATCTTTGCTCTTTGCGAACAATCCGGCATGCGACCCGACATCAGGCAAAAAATTCGTGAGCTCGGGTTCGAAGGCAAGCTACAGGTGCGAACCGACATGCGGATTTCCCCGACCGGATTTCCGTTTAAGGTTGTTCTCCTTGATGGCACTATCTCTGACTTGGCTACCTACCAAAGCCGAGAGCGAGTCTGCGACCAAGGTGCCCTAGCAATTCTCTACGAGAGGCCTGATGGCAGTATCGGCTATCGTTGCCCTGGCGAACCAATCGAAAGATTTGTGAGCAAAGGTGGTGACCTGGCCGAGACTACCGGACGAGGCTGTCTTTGCAACGGTCTCTACGCCACCGCCGGATTGAGTGACGACGAAATACCGATTGTCACCTTGGGTGATGATGTCAGTTTCTTGCGAAAATTGATGACCAAGGCAGATGATTCATACAGTGCCACAGATGCCGTCGGGTATCTTCTGTCTTGA
- a CDS encoding ABC-F family ATP-binding cassette domain-containing protein, translated as MAQDEVIFRFEDVSFEYGHNKPILDEVNCSVRRGSKITIMGQNGAGKTTIFGLISGVLKPESGKVVVGNGVTIAVSRQVVPRDELELSVREFFLKCFPKKIYDIDPRIDAVLEVVNLKGHTKVHDRIIKSFSGGQQARLLLASALIQNPDLLLLDEPTNNLDKAGILHLTEFLKNYEKTVIVISHDAEFLNAFSTGVLYLDIFTRQLEQYVGNYFDVAEQITARVEKENRKNAQLAKEIQENKDKANFFANKGGQMRLVAKRMREKAEELEESKVDIRREDKTIRPFTIPTQSDLLGDILKITAFSTMSPKTHKLLSRKTNITLRRNQHLLLRGPNGIGKSTLLESIAKGESKGVTIMSGVKVGYYRQDFSTLNFEDTVHDSLLSVMDKHIEEVMRSTAAGFLINGEMIKSKIGSLSEGQKGLVAFARLVLQKPGLLILDEPTNHINFRHIPIIAEALDKYGGAMILVSHVPDFVSKIRIDEILDLEK; from the coding sequence ATGGCTCAAGATGAAGTAATATTTCGATTCGAAGATGTCAGTTTTGAATATGGTCACAACAAACCCATCCTAGATGAGGTCAATTGCTCTGTTCGTCGTGGTTCAAAAATCACGATTATGGGGCAAAATGGCGCCGGTAAAACTACGATTTTTGGTTTAATTTCCGGAGTCTTGAAGCCGGAATCCGGCAAAGTCGTTGTCGGTAATGGCGTGACTATCGCCGTTTCTAGACAGGTGGTGCCGCGCGACGAACTTGAGCTTTCCGTTCGGGAGTTTTTCCTAAAATGTTTTCCTAAAAAAATTTATGATATTGATCCCAGGATTGATGCGGTGCTTGAGGTTGTAAACCTGAAAGGTCATACCAAAGTTCATGATCGAATCATTAAAAGTTTTTCCGGTGGCCAGCAGGCTCGGCTACTTTTGGCTTCAGCTTTAATCCAAAATCCAGATCTTTTGCTTTTGGATGAGCCGACTAATAATTTAGATAAAGCCGGCATCCTTCATCTGACCGAATTTCTCAAAAATTATGAGAAGACAGTTATTGTAATTTCTCACGATGCCGAGTTTCTTAATGCTTTTTCAACCGGTGTGCTTTACTTGGATATCTTTACTCGCCAGCTGGAACAGTATGTGGGCAATTATTTTGACGTGGCCGAGCAGATTACTGCTCGGGTGGAAAAAGAAAATCGCAAAAATGCCCAGCTGGCCAAGGAAATTCAAGAGAACAAAGACAAGGCCAACTTTTTTGCCAACAAAGGTGGCCAGATGCGCTTGGTAGCCAAGCGGATGCGAGAGAAAGCTGAGGAACTTGAGGAGTCCAAGGTTGACATCAGGCGCGAGGATAAAACTATCCGCCCTTTCACCATCCCGACTCAATCGGATTTACTCGGTGACATTTTGAAAATCACAGCTTTCTCAACCATGAGTCCTAAAACTCACAAATTACTTTCTCGCAAAACCAATATCACTTTGCGTCGCAATCAGCACTTACTTTTGCGAGGACCAAACGGTATTGGCAAAAGCACCTTGCTCGAATCGATTGCCAAAGGTGAATCAAAAGGGGTGACCATTATGAGTGGAGTTAAAGTCGGCTATTATAGGCAGGATTTTTCGACCCTCAATTTTGAAGATACGGTCCATGATTCACTGCTGTCAGTGATGGATAAACACATTGAGGAGGTGATGCGATCGACAGCCGCCGGTTTTTTAATCAACGGGGAAATGATCAAGAGTAAAATCGGCAGTCTCTCGGAAGGGCAGAAGGGACTGGTGGCTTTTGCCCGTTTGGTTTTACAAAAACCCGGTCTTTTGATTCTCGATGAGCCGACGAATCATATTAATTTTCGTCATATTCCAATTATTGCCGAGGCGCTTGATAAATATGGGGGCGCGATGATTTTGGTAAGTCACGTGCCAGATTTTGTGAGCAAAATCCGGATTGACGAGATTCTTGATTTAGAAAAATAG
- a CDS encoding CxxC-x17-CxxC domain-containing protein: MANFRQGGGNRFGDNRGGSRFGGGDRGGFRGGDREVKMHQAICAECRKSCEVPFRPTNERPVYCKDCFMNKGGPSGDNRGPRPDFNNRSFSKPQFAGNQGGNQGGADIKRQLEMINSKLDKLVAALSLNAGPKVPVVKEGLKESVAVATKSEAKDVPVKAKKTASKKSAKKK, translated from the coding sequence ATGGCAAATTTTAGACAAGGTGGAGGCAACAGGTTTGGTGATAATCGTGGCGGTTCGCGCTTTGGCGGTGGCGACCGTGGTGGTTTTCGGGGCGGTGACCGAGAAGTTAAGATGCACCAAGCAATTTGCGCGGAATGCCGAAAGAGCTGTGAAGTGCCTTTTCGTCCTACCAATGAGCGGCCGGTTTACTGTAAGGACTGCTTTATGAACAAAGGCGGGCCTTCGGGGGATAATCGTGGACCTCGACCAGATTTCAATAATCGCAGTTTCAGCAAGCCACAATTTGCTGGCAACCAAGGGGGCAATCAGGGTGGGGCTGATATTAAGCGTCAATTGGAAATGATTAATTCCAAATTGGACAAGCTGGTCGCGGCGTTAAGTCTGAATGCCGGACCCAAAGTGCCGGTTGTGAAAGAGGGGCTAAAGGAATCGGTTGCCGTAGCCACCAAAAGCGAAGCTAAAGACGTCCCGGTCAAGGCTAAAAAAACTGCCAGTAAAAAGTCAGCTAAGAAAAAGTAA
- a CDS encoding cupin domain-containing protein: MSYTTNIVKATEENDNFRRVLFTGDKSQLVVMEVPPGGEIGEEVHAHVEQTLFFLSGDGKAILDGKETPVTAGDVVVVTPGTKHNFVNTGSLALKVYTVYAPANHLDGRVHRTKAEADKDADDEAFGEAVR; this comes from the coding sequence ATGTCCTACACCACAAACATTGTCAAAGCGACTGAAGAGAATGATAACTTTCGTCGAGTACTTTTTACTGGTGATAAAAGTCAGCTCGTGGTTATGGAAGTTCCGCCTGGCGGGGAAATCGGTGAGGAGGTTCATGCCCATGTCGAGCAAACTTTATTCTTTCTAAGCGGTGATGGTAAGGCCATTCTTGACGGCAAAGAAACTCCGGTTACTGCCGGTGATGTGGTCGTGGTAACCCCCGGAACCAAACATAATTTTGTGAATACCGGCTCTTTAGCCCTAAAGGTCTATACTGTTTATGCGCCAGCCAATCATTTGGACGGGCGAGTGCATCGGACAAAAGCGGAGGCGGATAAAGATGCGGATGATGAGGCTTTTGGCGAGGCCGTACGGTAG
- a CDS encoding SHOCT domain-containing protein, which produces MMYYYYPHTFNFFGNLLEVIFWIAIIFLIIKVVKNLKAGHHSFNLGKSALDILKERYAKGEIEKAEFETKKKDLS; this is translated from the coding sequence ATGATGTACTATTACTATCCTCACACCTTTAATTTTTTCGGTAATCTTCTGGAAGTTATTTTTTGGATTGCGATTATCTTTTTGATTATCAAAGTAGTCAAGAATCTGAAAGCCGGTCACCACAGTTTCAATTTGGGAAAATCAGCTCTCGATATTTTGAAAGAGCGCTATGCTAAAGGCGAGATCGAGAAAGCAGAATTTGAGACCAAAAAGAAAGACCTTTCTTAG
- a CDS encoding SWIB/MDM2 domain-containing protein, whose amino-acid sequence MAKEAKANSAFMKPLNVSPELAAVVGKGPMPRSEVVKALWVYIKGKNLQDPKNKRNINADANLKAVFGGKAVVNMFEMTKLVSKHLS is encoded by the coding sequence ATGGCAAAAGAAGCAAAAGCGAATTCGGCGTTTATGAAGCCGTTAAATGTTAGTCCGGAATTGGCAGCCGTTGTCGGTAAAGGTCCAATGCCTCGATCAGAGGTCGTTAAGGCTCTCTGGGTCTACATTAAAGGCAAGAATCTTCAGGATCCTAAAAACAAGCGAAACATCAACGCCGATGCCAACCTAAAAGCAGTTTTTGGTGGCAAGGCGGTTGTGAACATGTTTGAAATGACCAAGTTGGTTTCCAAGCACTTGTCCTAA
- the msrA gene encoding peptide-methionine (S)-S-oxide reductase MsrA, with protein sequence MPKTALATFAAGCFWGVEALFRKIPGVKNTMVGYTGGHKIEPTYEEVCAGETGHAEAVQVEYDPTEVSYEDLLKIFWTKHDPTTRNRQGPDVGEQYRSAIFYHTDDQKRIALRVKKEFDESGRFNRPILTEITPVGTFWRAEEYHQRYFEKGGVGVCHI encoded by the coding sequence ATGCCCAAAACTGCTCTAGCCACTTTCGCTGCCGGTTGTTTTTGGGGTGTGGAGGCATTATTCAGGAAGATTCCCGGAGTTAAAAATACGATGGTTGGTTATACCGGTGGCCATAAAATCGAGCCAACTTATGAAGAGGTTTGTGCCGGTGAGACTGGCCACGCTGAAGCGGTGCAGGTTGAATATGACCCGACTGAAGTCTCTTATGAGGATCTTCTAAAAATTTTTTGGACCAAACATGACCCGACAACTCGCAATCGGCAAGGGCCGGATGTTGGCGAGCAATACCGCTCGGCGATTTTCTATCACACCGATGATCAAAAGAGGATTGCCCTTCGGGTTAAAAAAGAATTTGATGAATCGGGAAGATTCAATCGGCCGATTTTGACCGAGATTACTCCGGTTGGTACATTCTGGCGAGCTGAGGAGTATCACCAGAGATATTTTGAAAAGGGTGGAGTGGGGGTGTGCCACATCTAG
- a CDS encoding cold shock domain-containing protein, with amino-acid sequence MQGTIKTLTPRGFGFIAREGETKDLFFHSKELKGVTFEELKEGDTVTFEVVQGEKGPAAVGVSRA; translated from the coding sequence ATGCAAGGAACAATCAAGACCTTAACTCCGAGAGGCTTCGGTTTCATCGCTCGAGAGGGCGAGACCAAAGACCTCTTCTTTCATTCAAAGGAATTGAAGGGTGTCACCTTCGAGGAATTGAAGGAAGGAGATACTGTCACCTTTGAAGTTGTCCAGGGCGAAAAAGGCCCGGCCGCTGTAGGTGTCTCACGAGCTTAA
- the typA gene encoding translational GTPase TypA, whose product MMEIRNIAIIAHVDHGKTTLTDAILRQTGVTGEGVSMDSNSLEKERGITIYSKNTSVPYKGTKINIVDTPGHADFGSEVERVLRSIDSVLLVVDAQEGPMPQTRFVLKKSLELGLRPIVVINKIDKPAADPHRAEEQVLELFLELGANNEQADFPVIYAIGRLGIAKRKLTDESKDLTPLLDLILEKVKSASAETASTTLRLQSFNLGYDNFLGRLAIGRIYEGHAKPNQSVFVKRPTGETRTGRITKVFSFNGLQRVETESAETGDIVMIAGLPDIYIGETITNIESVEPLPAIAIDEPTITLNFLVNNSPFAGRDGKLVTSRQIRERLERELEINVGLKVDFSSGDTFKVYGRGELHIAILLENMRREGYEVQVSEPQVIIREENGVKTEPFEEAVVDVPSEYQGVVIEKLGKRGFIMVDLKIHGNTSRMIFTGPTRGLLGYRNQFIIDTRGEGILSSRFVGFKPYAGEITKRHVGSMISMANGKALGFALWNLQERGVLYIGPTTEVYEGMVIGNTSKGEEMMVNPTKGKQLTNMRASGSDESIDLVPPFEITIERGLETMSEDEYLEITPKSVRLRKQLLTELDRSKVKRKV is encoded by the coding sequence ATTATGGAAATCAGAAATATTGCAATTATTGCCCACGTTGACCACGGCAAGACCACCCTTACCGATGCGATTTTGAGGCAGACTGGTGTGACAGGAGAGGGTGTCTCAATGGATTCAAACAGTTTGGAAAAAGAACGAGGAATTACCATTTATTCTAAGAACACCTCGGTTCCTTACAAAGGAACCAAAATTAATATTGTTGATACCCCCGGACACGCCGACTTCGGCTCAGAAGTCGAGCGGGTTTTGCGCTCAATCGACTCGGTGCTTCTGGTGGTTGACGCTCAAGAGGGTCCGATGCCGCAGACTCGTTTTGTTTTGAAGAAATCTTTGGAGCTAGGACTTCGGCCGATTGTTGTTATTAATAAAATTGATAAGCCGGCGGCTGATCCGCACCGAGCAGAGGAGCAAGTCCTTGAGCTTTTCCTGGAGCTGGGTGCCAATAACGAGCAGGCTGATTTCCCAGTAATTTATGCAATTGGGCGTTTGGGCATCGCCAAGAGAAAGTTAACCGACGAATCGAAGGATTTGACACCACTTTTGGATTTGATTTTAGAAAAAGTTAAGTCGGCTTCTGCGGAGACGGCCTCGACAACTTTGCGCCTCCAGTCGTTCAATCTTGGTTATGATAATTTTCTTGGCCGATTGGCGATTGGTAGAATTTACGAGGGGCACGCTAAGCCAAACCAGAGCGTCTTTGTTAAAAGGCCAACTGGCGAAACTCGTACCGGCCGAATCACCAAAGTCTTCAGTTTTAATGGTTTGCAAAGAGTTGAGACGGAATCGGCCGAGACCGGCGATATTGTGATGATTGCCGGCCTGCCGGATATTTACATCGGCGAGACTATTACTAATATTGAAAGTGTTGAACCTTTGCCGGCAATTGCAATTGATGAGCCGACAATTACTTTGAATTTTTTGGTCAACAATTCTCCTTTCGCGGGTCGGGATGGAAAGCTGGTCACTTCGCGCCAAATTCGCGAACGATTGGAAAGGGAGCTGGAAATCAATGTTGGCCTGAAAGTCGATTTTTCCTCCGGTGACACTTTCAAGGTTTACGGCCGAGGTGAACTCCATATTGCGATTTTGCTGGAAAATATGAGACGCGAAGGTTATGAAGTCCAAGTCTCAGAACCGCAAGTCATTATTCGCGAAGAGAACGGGGTGAAGACCGAACCTTTTGAGGAGGCGGTGGTTGATGTGCCGAGCGAATATCAGGGTGTGGTTATTGAAAAGTTAGGCAAGCGCGGTTTTATTATGGTTGACTTGAAAATTCACGGCAACACTTCACGTATGATTTTTACCGGACCAACTCGCGGCCTTTTGGGCTATCGCAACCAATTTATTATTGATACCCGCGGTGAGGGAATTTTGTCGTCAAGATTTGTCGGTTTCAAACCTTATGCCGGCGAAATTACCAAACGCCATGTCGGCTCGATGATCTCAATGGCGAACGGCAAAGCTTTGGGCTTCGCTCTTTGGAATTTGCAGGAACGCGGAGTTTTGTATATCGGACCAACTACCGAAGTTTATGAAGGTATGGTAATCGGCAATACCTCAAAAGGCGAGGAGATGATGGTTAATCCGACCAAGGGTAAGCAGTTGACCAACATGCGGGCCTCCGGTTCCGACGAATCGATTGATTTGGTGCCACCTTTTGAAATTACGATTGAGCGCGGATTGGAGACCATGTCAGAAGATGAATACTTGGAAATTACTCCGAAAAGTGTCCGCTTGCGCAAACAGCTTTTGACCGAGCTCGATCGCTCTAAGGTGAAAAGGAAGGTCTAA
- a CDS encoding M23 family metallopeptidase, with the protein MKNLVAIGLLVLFFGFGSAAVLAAATLPTISVIPNEPAQGEPVMITVSNAGLNEVARIKLENRSLWFFEFKRQPTAFAPIDLYARAGPRKVEVVLENGAKIEKTFEVQAREKIEAPLGIPEKLGGDTPQAANNLVSNLTKENLILNNIFSTSKRYWTQPFRYPVPTPQITDIYGYLRKTGYYSIPHKGTDFKATVGTAVYPINRGIVRLAKKFEIYGNTIIVDHGLDVVSYYMHLSKMNVRAGELVGRETKIGLSGETGYALSPHLHLSIKISGVSIDPARFLEFFKQS; encoded by the coding sequence ATGAAAAATCTCGTAGCCATCGGCCTCTTAGTCCTATTTTTCGGCTTTGGGAGCGCCGCGGTTCTGGCCGCGGCGACACTTCCGACAATCTCCGTCATTCCGAATGAACCGGCTCAAGGCGAACCGGTAATGATTACCGTCTCAAACGCCGGACTCAATGAGGTGGCGAGAATTAAACTTGAAAACCGATCACTCTGGTTTTTTGAATTTAAAAGACAACCGACAGCCTTTGCTCCAATCGACCTTTATGCCAGGGCCGGACCAAGGAAAGTTGAAGTTGTACTTGAAAACGGTGCCAAAATTGAAAAAACTTTCGAGGTTCAAGCCCGAGAAAAAATTGAAGCTCCTCTCGGCATTCCGGAGAAACTTGGTGGCGACACGCCCCAAGCCGCAAACAATTTGGTCTCAAACCTCACCAAGGAAAATTTGATATTAAATAATATTTTTTCTACTAGCAAGAGATACTGGACACAGCCTTTCCGTTATCCGGTTCCCACTCCTCAAATCACCGACATTTATGGTTACTTAAGAAAAACCGGCTACTACTCAATCCCTCATAAAGGCACGGACTTCAAAGCCACAGTCGGCACTGCCGTCTATCCCATCAATCGCGGCATAGTTAGGTTAGCAAAAAAATTTGAAATCTACGGCAACACCATAATTGTTGATCATGGTCTTGATGTTGTCTCTTATTACATGCATCTTTCCAAAATGAACGTAAGGGCCGGAGAATTGGTCGGCCGCGAAACTAAAATTGGCCTAAGTGGTGAAACCGGCTACGCCTTAAGTCCGCATTTGCATCTAAGTATAAAAATTAGCGGCGTTTCGATCGATCCGGCCAGATTTTTGGAGTTTTTTAAGCAGTCCTAA
- a CDS encoding pseudouridine synthase, whose translation MRINKYLALKNYSTRRGADEIISAKKVFINGRLAVLGDRVNETDTVEVKYRGKTAPKFAYFAFNKPIGMPTGAEPERHGKRDLDIISSLPKELQMLKIFPIGRLDKDSHGLIILTNDGRVTDRLLNPKFEHDKEYEVTTAQPLRSNFEEKIASGLKIEGEIAKPAKAERIGEKKFRIILTEGKTHQVRRMVSALFNEVVDLKRIRIMNIKLGSLKSGTVRELAGRELADFLSGLNL comes from the coding sequence ATGCGCATTAACAAATACCTCGCCTTAAAAAATTATTCCACCCGCCGCGGTGCCGACGAAATCATTTCAGCCAAAAAAGTTTTCATCAACGGCCGTCTCGCCGTCCTCGGAGACAGGGTGAATGAAACCGATACCGTCGAGGTAAAATATCGCGGCAAAACCGCTCCGAAATTCGCCTACTTTGCCTTCAATAAACCGATTGGCATGCCGACCGGAGCCGAACCGGAAAGACACGGCAAAAGAGATCTCGACATCATAAGTTCCTTACCCAAGGAATTGCAAATGCTAAAAATTTTCCCAATTGGTCGACTAGACAAAGACTCGCACGGACTCATCATTTTGACTAACGACGGTCGAGTGACTGATCGCCTGCTTAATCCAAAATTTGAACATGACAAAGAGTATGAGGTCACAACCGCGCAACCTCTGCGCAGTAATTTTGAAGAGAAAATCGCCAGTGGTTTGAAAATCGAGGGCGAAATTGCCAAACCGGCCAAAGCCGAGAGAATCGGCGAAAAAAAGTTTCGCATTATTCTAACCGAAGGCAAGACCCACCAAGTCAGGCGCATGGTCTCGGCCCTTTTCAACGAAGTCGTCGACCTCAAACGTATCCGCATTATGAATATCAAGCTCGGCTCCCTTAAATCCGGCACCGTAAGAGAGCTCGCCGGCAGAGAACTGGCTGATTTTCTCTCTGGCCTAAATCTATAG
- a CDS encoding DEAD/DEAH box helicase — protein sequence MHQKSNNNNGYGRNSFTRHGTSRAGQFSRFRGGGGGNFGGRGKMRGEHINPAKFINKAVITEEVEHFKPEHAFEDFKIDQKLKLAIVTKGFKQPTPIQDRAISHILQGRDVVGLANTGTGKTGAFLIPLINKVMQNSKEQVLVIVPTRELAIQIDAELKALTNGLKIFSVVCVGGVGIGSQLRELRYQNNFIIGTPGRLKDLIERKALRVVEFNTVVLDEADRMLDMGFVKDMRAIMNGMPKTRQTLFFSATLSSDIEKLITEFLREPVRISVKTGDTSKNVDQDVIKVGLGTNKLEMLHDLLKQKEFSKVLIFGRTKHGVEKLSQVLAKKGFKAESIHGNKNHSKRQKALGLFKQNHIQILVATDVAARGLDIPDVSHVINYDIPATHDDYVHRIGRTGRGDKKGKALTFIE from the coding sequence ATGCATCAGAAATCAAACAACAATAACGGCTACGGCCGAAACTCTTTTACTCGGCACGGCACCTCTAGGGCCGGGCAATTTTCTCGTTTCCGCGGTGGTGGCGGGGGTAATTTTGGCGGGCGTGGCAAAATGAGGGGCGAACACATCAACCCGGCGAAATTTATCAACAAAGCCGTGATTACCGAAGAGGTTGAACATTTCAAACCCGAGCACGCTTTTGAAGATTTTAAGATTGATCAAAAACTGAAACTGGCGATTGTCACCAAGGGTTTTAAGCAACCAACACCGATTCAAGACCGGGCGATCTCTCACATTTTGCAGGGTCGGGATGTCGTCGGTTTGGCTAATACCGGCACTGGTAAGACCGGCGCTTTTCTAATCCCTTTGATTAATAAGGTGATGCAAAATAGCAAGGAGCAGGTTCTTGTAATTGTGCCGACCCGTGAGCTCGCCATCCAGATTGATGCCGAACTCAAGGCCTTAACCAATGGTCTAAAGATTTTCTCGGTAGTTTGTGTTGGCGGGGTAGGCATCGGTTCGCAGTTAAGAGAATTGCGCTATCAAAATAATTTCATTATTGGCACTCCTGGGCGCTTGAAAGACTTAATTGAGCGGAAGGCCCTTCGGGTGGTTGAATTTAATACGGTAGTTTTGGATGAAGCTGACCGGATGCTTGATATGGGTTTTGTCAAAGATATGCGAGCCATCATGAATGGTATGCCGAAAACTCGCCAGACACTTTTCTTTTCCGCAACACTTTCAAGCGACATTGAAAAACTAATTACCGAATTTTTGCGTGAGCCGGTGCGAATTTCCGTCAAAACTGGCGATACTTCTAAAAATGTTGACCAAGATGTTATTAAAGTTGGTCTCGGCACCAATAAGCTCGAGATGTTGCACGATTTGTTAAAGCAGAAAGAATTCAGCAAGGTTCTAATTTTTGGTCGTACCAAACACGGTGTAGAAAAACTCTCGCAAGTCTTGGCCAAGAAAGGCTTTAAAGCGGAATCAATTCACGGCAACAAGAATCATTCTAAGCGCCAAAAAGCTCTTGGCCTTTTCAAGCAGAATCATATCCAAATTTTGGTGGCGACTGATGTGGCGGCTCGCGGTTTGGATATCCCCGATGTCAGCCATGTGATCAATTATGATATCCCGGCGACTCACGACGACTATGTTCACCGGATTGGTCGAACCGGTAGGGGTGATAAAAAGGGCAAAGCCCTAACTTTTATCGAATGA